A genomic region of Gemmatimonadota bacterium contains the following coding sequences:
- a CDS encoding NAD-dependent epimerase/dehydratase family protein: protein MTPTPSIQGRRILITGGAGFIGAALAERLVEHNQVRLFDLGFDGSSVSLSRAWGHPNLEVVEGNVMDADALVRATEGATLVVHLAAVVGVKNVLSRGRDTIEINFTGTSNLLRALEGRRDLDRVVYFSTSEVFGMSAFRAGEDTPSTIGPVSEARWTYSIAKLAGEHLVHTYHRELGMPTAIVRPFNVFGRLRLGDHAMLRFILAALRGEDLEVHGDGTQIRSWCYIDDFVDGLIRVMHMPEAVGETFNLGNPRNTLTIYDLAQRVVRLLDSPSRVRFIEIDFSDIDVRVPRLRNATTLLGYRPRVELDDAVRLTADWVREHRDVLDPTLEGAEVAKT, encoded by the coding sequence GTGACCCCCACGCCCTCCATCCAAGGCCGCCGCATCCTGATCACCGGCGGGGCCGGATTCATCGGTGCCGCGTTGGCCGAACGGCTCGTCGAGCACAATCAGGTCCGTCTCTTCGACCTCGGCTTCGACGGGAGCAGCGTCTCGCTCAGCCGTGCGTGGGGCCACCCCAACCTGGAGGTGGTCGAGGGCAACGTGATGGACGCCGACGCGCTGGTGCGCGCCACCGAAGGGGCCACGCTGGTCGTGCACCTGGCGGCCGTCGTGGGCGTGAAGAACGTGCTCTCGCGCGGACGCGATACCATCGAGATCAACTTCACCGGCACGTCCAACCTGCTACGCGCGTTGGAGGGGCGACGCGACCTGGACCGGGTCGTCTACTTCTCCACCAGCGAGGTCTTCGGGATGAGCGCCTTCCGGGCCGGGGAGGACACGCCCTCCACCATCGGTCCCGTGAGCGAAGCGCGCTGGACGTACTCGATCGCCAAGCTGGCGGGTGAGCATCTCGTGCACACCTACCATCGCGAGCTCGGGATGCCCACCGCCATCGTGCGGCCGTTCAACGTGTTCGGTCGCCTGCGCCTGGGCGACCACGCCATGCTGCGGTTCATCCTCGCGGCGCTGCGCGGCGAGGACCTGGAGGTGCATGGCGACGGCACGCAGATCCGGTCCTGGTGCTACATCGACGACTTCGTCGACGGCCTCATCCGTGTGATGCACATGCCGGAGGCGGTGGGGGAGACGTTCAACCTGGGCAACCCGCGCAACACGCTGACCATCTACGACCTGGCCCAGCGCGTGGTGCGTCTGCTGGACTCCCCGTCGCGGGTGCGCTTCATCGAGATCGACTTCTCGGACATCGACGTGCGGGTCCCGCGCCTGCGCAACGCCACGACGCTGCTCGGCTATCGTCCGCGCGTCGAGCTGGACGACGCCGTTCGCTTGACGGCGGATTGGGTGCGGGAGCACCGGGACGTGCTCGATCCGACGCTGGAGGGAGCGGAGGTGGCCAAGACGTGA
- a CDS encoding DegT/DnrJ/EryC1/StrS family aminotransferase, with protein MSAAPGRAAAGPDVEGARGMRVPLARPWIGEEEADAARAVVASRWLIQGARVAEFEERFAALIGARHAIAVNSGSSALLVAMGALGIGTDDEVVCPDMTFVSTASAALFLGARPVFTDIEMRWYGMDPSDLERRIGPRTRAIVPVHYAGHSAEMEPILEIAERHGIPVLEDAAESHLARYRGGAATGTLGQIGIFSFTPSKPMTTGEGGMVVTDDDTLAERCRRFRNFGDTGKFEWTELGFNFRLPEVMGAIGLAQLERLPDAVERRRAIAGRYTEAFRELDGVVVPAERQPLDANYQLYTLRVEGAGRRDAVRTGLTRRGVGNRLYYPPLHRQGVFGGRGGEDVDFPGAVEFAETALSLPIFPELTDDEQAFVVDAFISSLED; from the coding sequence GTGAGCGCGGCGCCCGGCCGGGCCGCAGCCGGGCCCGACGTGGAGGGGGCGCGCGGGATGCGCGTCCCCCTGGCGCGCCCGTGGATCGGCGAGGAGGAGGCCGACGCCGCCCGCGCCGTGGTGGCCTCGCGCTGGCTCATCCAGGGCGCCCGCGTCGCCGAGTTCGAGGAGCGCTTCGCCGCCCTGATCGGGGCCCGCCACGCCATCGCGGTCAACTCGGGATCGTCCGCGCTCCTGGTGGCCATGGGCGCGCTGGGGATCGGCACCGACGACGAGGTGGTCTGCCCGGACATGACCTTCGTGTCGACCGCGTCGGCCGCGCTGTTCCTCGGTGCCCGACCCGTGTTCACCGACATCGAGATGCGCTGGTACGGGATGGATCCGTCCGACCTGGAGCGGAGGATCGGACCGCGCACCCGCGCCATCGTGCCCGTGCACTACGCGGGACACAGCGCCGAGATGGAGCCGATCCTGGAGATCGCCGAACGCCACGGCATCCCCGTCCTGGAAGACGCCGCCGAGTCGCACCTGGCCCGCTACCGAGGCGGGGCCGCCACCGGCACGCTCGGGCAGATCGGCATCTTCTCGTTCACGCCCTCCAAGCCCATGACCACGGGCGAGGGAGGGATGGTCGTGACCGACGACGACACGCTCGCCGAGCGCTGCCGCCGGTTCCGCAACTTCGGGGACACCGGCAAGTTCGAGTGGACCGAGCTGGGCTTCAACTTCCGCCTGCCGGAGGTCATGGGCGCCATCGGGCTCGCGCAGCTCGAGCGCCTCCCCGACGCGGTCGAACGGCGGCGCGCGATCGCGGGGCGCTACACCGAGGCCTTCCGTGAGCTGGACGGCGTGGTCGTCCCCGCCGAGCGCCAGCCGTTGGACGCGAACTACCAGCTCTACACGTTGCGCGTCGAGGGAGCCGGCCGCCGCGACGCCGTGCGCACCGGATTGACGCGCCGGGGCGTGGGCAATCGCCTGTACTATCCGCCGCTCCACCGCCAGGGGGTGTTCGGCGGGCGGGGTGGGGAGGACGTGGACTTTCCCGGGGCGGTGGAATTCGCCGAGACGGCCCTCTCGCTCCCGATCTTCCCGGAGCTCACCGACGACGAGCAGGCGTTCGTCGTCGACGCCTTCATCTCTTCGCTCGAGGACTGA
- a CDS encoding acetyltransferase, protein MRGESRPGPVVLIGAGDLGRDALSVHHALHAEDPRWEVVGFLDDGPGRAGTTVLGVPVLGGTDWLERRAPADVQALLTVGAPAARRTLAARVDALGVPWATWVHPTVVVTPWVEIGEGSLVMARSTFTVEVRLGRHVVVNPGCTVAHDVRIGEFCYLSPGVDLAGRVVLEPEAYLGTGAVVIPGRTVGQGAVIGAGAVVVRDIPAGVTAVGVPARSREAR, encoded by the coding sequence GTGAGGGGGGAGTCCCGACCGGGCCCGGTGGTGCTGATCGGCGCGGGCGACCTGGGCAGGGACGCCCTGTCCGTCCATCACGCCCTGCACGCCGAGGATCCGCGCTGGGAGGTGGTGGGCTTCCTCGACGACGGACCCGGGCGTGCGGGCACCACCGTCCTGGGCGTGCCGGTCCTGGGCGGCACGGACTGGTTGGAGCGGCGCGCCCCGGCGGACGTCCAGGCCCTCCTGACCGTGGGAGCGCCGGCGGCCCGCCGGACCCTCGCGGCCCGGGTGGACGCGCTCGGGGTCCCCTGGGCCACCTGGGTGCACCCCACGGTCGTGGTCACGCCCTGGGTGGAGATCGGCGAGGGCAGCCTGGTGATGGCGCGCTCCACCTTCACGGTGGAGGTCCGTCTCGGGCGCCACGTCGTGGTCAATCCGGGCTGCACCGTCGCGCACGACGTCCGGATCGGCGAGTTTTGTTACCTGTCGCCCGGCGTGGACCTGGCCGGGCGTGTCGTCCTCGAGCCGGAGGCCTATCTGGGAACGGGTGCGGTCGTGATCCCCGGGCGGACCGTGGGGCAGGGCGCCGTGATCGGCGCGGGTGCGGTGGTGGTGCGGGACATCCCCGCCGGTGTGACGGCGGTGGGCGTGCCCGCCCGATCCCGGGAGGCGCGGTGA
- a CDS encoding glycosyltransferase codes for MRILVDLVPVSRGGGLQNALNLWREIGRSGSDHQWHAFVRPGVGFDHLPTGSHQTLEVVEARGLPARLRVENVRIPDRARSFGADVVFTPMGAGPLRAPVPRVIGWHDSTVAYPESALWRQASLGFRAVEPLRQRYAAAAAQGAARICVQTATMARRLGRVWGIEPERFHVVPNGPSAFLVGEAPAAEPPRADPLRILVIGEPKPSKNLEILPRVAAALSRRSLPPWEMIVTVGPPGGPWLAPFDAALTAAPDAERHIRRVGPVPHAELGELYRGAAVVLLPSLLESFSATYVEAMHFGVPLVTSDLDFARDICGRAALYADPLDPDALAERLARALTDAQVRSTLRAEGFATVAALPDWRARLQRYVDACAAAVGAPEATVAVGAS; via the coding sequence ATGAGGATCCTGGTGGACCTGGTGCCGGTCAGCCGGGGCGGCGGGCTGCAGAACGCGCTCAACCTGTGGCGCGAGATCGGACGCAGCGGGAGCGACCACCAGTGGCACGCCTTCGTGCGGCCGGGCGTGGGATTCGACCATCTGCCTACGGGGTCGCACCAGACCCTCGAGGTCGTGGAGGCCCGCGGCCTGCCGGCGCGCCTGCGCGTGGAGAACGTGCGGATCCCCGACCGTGCGCGCAGCTTCGGCGCCGACGTGGTGTTCACCCCCATGGGTGCGGGTCCGCTGCGTGCCCCGGTGCCCCGCGTGATCGGCTGGCACGACTCCACCGTGGCCTATCCCGAATCGGCGCTGTGGCGTCAGGCCTCGCTGGGGTTCCGCGCCGTCGAGCCGCTCCGTCAGCGCTACGCGGCCGCCGCGGCGCAGGGCGCCGCCCGGATCTGCGTGCAGACCGCGACCATGGCGCGGCGGCTGGGCCGGGTGTGGGGCATCGAGCCGGAGCGCTTCCATGTCGTCCCCAACGGGCCGTCCGCCTTCCTGGTGGGCGAGGCGCCCGCAGCGGAGCCGCCGCGCGCGGATCCGCTCCGCATCCTGGTGATCGGCGAGCCCAAGCCGTCCAAGAACCTGGAGATCCTCCCGCGCGTCGCGGCCGCCTTGAGCCGACGCTCGTTGCCGCCGTGGGAGATGATCGTGACCGTGGGCCCCCCGGGCGGGCCCTGGCTGGCGCCGTTCGACGCTGCGCTCACCGCCGCGCCGGACGCGGAGCGCCACATCCGCCGCGTCGGGCCCGTCCCGCACGCGGAGCTGGGCGAGCTGTACCGTGGCGCGGCCGTGGTGCTGCTGCCGTCGCTGCTGGAGTCCTTCTCCGCCACGTACGTGGAGGCGATGCACTTCGGTGTTCCGCTGGTCACCTCCGACCTCGACTTCGCGCGCGACATCTGCGGGCGCGCTGCCCTGTACGCGGACCCCCTCGACCCCGATGCGCTCGCGGAGCGCCTCGCGCGTGCCCTCACCGACGCCCAGGTCCGGTCCACGCTGCGTGCCGAAGGCTTCGCCACCGTGGCCGCCCTGCCCGACTGGCGGGCGCGCCTCCAGCGCTATGTGGACGCCTGCGCCGCTGCGGTCGGCGCGCCCGAGGCCACGGTGGCCGTGGGGGCGTCGTGA
- a CDS encoding O-antigen polymerase, with amino-acid sequence MDGFVGLWVLALGLVGYGVIAHRSGDALHPLAVFWAAWLGVFAFAHFNVPRAYDEPYYAQPFGAVAYLAVFAGLLSFTAGFFLARPGLVRPTPAERNAWEDRLEATLDPRRLGLVTLALFGVATATTVWFVARLGEVPLFSPRINELRLEFKLPLWGYLYDLHYAVALFATMLAAWSRRGARLAWSGLAIASTLLLMAGAVRVSPLTALAWVVIFLTYRPGRLRVRRIVFAAVAVLLVFGVIEQYRRSTIRLDPTLANPRLDLSPQATAWAHSAASFKNLQFTLERPSPLYMGITSYDLPKTIHPPAREIDREFSYLFGTHNTPTFLSFLYFDFGWGGLLLIPALYGAVVAYVYDRFRQRPSVFWIIVHIDFLLATALAFRTHRFFGNSLIFFAAVALLVQVLAAPARRGIPAERRAWEPSPV; translated from the coding sequence GTGGACGGATTCGTCGGACTCTGGGTCCTCGCGCTCGGGCTCGTCGGCTACGGTGTCATCGCCCACCGTTCCGGCGACGCCCTGCACCCGCTGGCGGTGTTCTGGGCGGCCTGGCTCGGGGTCTTCGCCTTCGCGCACTTCAACGTCCCCCGCGCCTACGACGAGCCGTACTACGCCCAGCCGTTCGGCGCCGTGGCCTACCTGGCGGTCTTCGCGGGTCTGCTCTCGTTCACGGCCGGGTTCTTCCTGGCGCGACCCGGGCTCGTGCGCCCCACGCCCGCCGAGCGGAACGCCTGGGAGGACCGCCTCGAGGCCACGCTGGATCCGCGGCGCCTCGGTCTGGTGACCCTCGCCCTGTTCGGCGTGGCGACCGCCACCACGGTGTGGTTCGTCGCCCGCCTGGGGGAGGTGCCGCTGTTCTCTCCGCGGATCAACGAGCTGCGCCTGGAATTCAAGCTGCCGCTGTGGGGCTACCTCTACGACCTGCACTACGCCGTGGCGCTCTTCGCGACCATGCTCGCGGCATGGAGCCGACGCGGTGCGCGGCTCGCCTGGTCCGGGCTGGCGATCGCATCCACGCTCCTGCTCATGGCGGGCGCGGTGCGGGTCTCGCCCCTGACGGCTCTCGCATGGGTCGTGATCTTCCTCACGTACCGCCCCGGTCGCCTGCGCGTGCGTCGCATCGTGTTCGCCGCGGTGGCCGTGCTGCTGGTCTTCGGCGTGATCGAGCAGTACCGGCGCTCCACCATCCGCCTCGATCCGACCCTGGCCAACCCGCGGCTGGACCTGAGCCCCCAGGCCACCGCCTGGGCGCACTCCGCCGCCAGCTTCAAGAACCTGCAGTTCACGCTCGAGCGTCCCTCGCCCCTCTACATGGGCATCACCAGCTACGACCTGCCCAAGACGATCCATCCGCCGGCGCGGGAGATCGATCGGGAGTTCAGCTACCTCTTCGGCACGCACAACACGCCGACCTTCCTGTCCTTCCTGTACTTCGACTTCGGCTGGGGTGGTCTGCTGCTGATCCCCGCGCTCTACGGGGCCGTCGTGGCCTACGTCTACGACCGTTTCCGCCAGCGGCCTTCGGTGTTCTGGATCATCGTGCACATCGATTTCCTGCTCGCGACCGCCCTCGCGTTCCGGACCCATCGCTTCTTCGGCAACAGCCTGATCTTCTTCGCGGCTGTCGCGCTCCTGGTCCAGGTGCTCGCCGCGCCGGCCCGTCGCGGCATCCCGGCGGAGCGGCGGGCCTGGGAGCCCTCGCCCGTATGA
- a CDS encoding polysaccharide biosynthesis/export family protein, with translation MNPRTLFFVCAALLTGASGASAQTQAGGGPSSPTISLLPGDVINVEIWREEDLSGQFQVGEDGSVVLPLLGRVNVLGISTERLREQLTEDYDEYLVNPSVNVTLLRRITVLGEVRLPGNYLVDATVSVAQLIAQAQGVTPDGDIGKLSLQRDGRVIIGDLSSTQLLTEAGIRSGDQVSVGKRSWLARNLTSMVGLLSIVSNVVSVIIITSS, from the coding sequence GTGAACCCGAGAACGCTCTTCTTCGTTTGCGCGGCCCTCCTGACCGGGGCCTCCGGCGCGAGCGCCCAGACCCAGGCCGGAGGCGGCCCCTCCTCCCCCACCATCTCGCTCCTCCCCGGCGACGTGATCAACGTCGAGATCTGGCGTGAGGAGGACCTGTCCGGACAGTTCCAGGTCGGAGAGGACGGCAGCGTCGTGCTCCCGCTGCTCGGGCGGGTGAACGTCCTGGGGATCTCCACCGAGCGTCTGCGCGAGCAGCTCACCGAGGACTACGACGAATACCTCGTGAATCCCTCGGTCAACGTCACCCTGCTCCGCCGTATCACGGTGCTGGGGGAGGTCCGGCTCCCGGGCAACTACCTCGTGGACGCGACGGTCAGCGTGGCCCAGCTCATCGCCCAGGCGCAGGGGGTCACCCCGGACGGCGACATCGGCAAGCTGAGCCTGCAGCGCGACGGTCGCGTGATCATCGGGGACCTGTCGAGCACGCAGCTCCTCACGGAAGCCGGGATCCGCAGCGGCGACCAGGTCTCCGTGGGCAAGCGCAGCTGGCTGGCCCGCAACCTGACGAGCATGGTGGGGCTCCTCTCCATCGTCTCGAACGTCGTCTCCGTCATCATCATCACCAGCTCCTGA
- a CDS encoding polysaccharide biosynthesis tyrosine autokinase has translation MNTNGTHGHGEQELHLRDFLNLVRRNLGLIAVVAALVIGGTAWYTWRSAPVFESRATIHVEQDRPTAMPDLELLTNVLRGGNVETEMALLRARHIAEAVVDSLALQVRLERPHGIPRDSLFSFVSASEITEPAAYRLELRDGAYAVLDDDGGEVTTLVPGQAMVFNGLRLVVRPDPPGGELLPSLRLRVSSRFDAVQDLTQRLTVGRPFRDADLIAVGFQGTDAALVQAIPNTAATLFIAQRREAKKTEAISMVDFLNEQIATYSEQLQEAENAVLAFETGQQVVNLEAEGAAQVERLVRLQADRDELASELQTLTGILDEIERNPEGGDGRPSAFNRLAGFSTFLQNQAVTQLLTELNTFQNRLNDELQLRERTHPDVVVLERQIRQIESQLEELASSYRSNLQNQVASLDTRLASFGAELERIPQKEVQRQRLTRRKTTLETLFNQLQTRLKEAEIARAVEPGDVRISDLAIYPRDPIRPRKLRSLILATLLGLSLGLGLAALRDYLDETVHTREDLSRVTGLPVLALIPRIEGAANGNGRVSRTVKNRLVTRFDAHNPASEAYRAFRTNITFLDLERRAQVLVLTSPGPSEGKSTSAANLAITLAQQGKRVLLVDCDLRRGIVHKVFEGRKEPGLTNVLLGGASLEEAVHVVELEEGKALHVLSTGTLPPNPSELLGSTPMATVMKTLRERYDLVLLDSPPLNVVTDAAVLGTLADGVILIARAGATARESLRFATDQLRAVQAPVSGVVLNDVDLSGRDRYYGSGAGYRYTYRYDRVDA, from the coding sequence ATGAACACGAACGGCACGCACGGGCACGGCGAGCAGGAGCTCCACCTGCGTGACTTCCTCAACCTGGTGCGCCGGAACCTGGGGCTGATCGCCGTCGTGGCCGCGCTGGTCATCGGGGGCACGGCCTGGTACACCTGGCGCTCGGCGCCCGTCTTCGAGTCGCGCGCCACCATCCACGTCGAGCAGGACCGGCCCACGGCCATGCCCGACCTGGAGCTCCTGACCAACGTGCTCCGCGGGGGGAACGTGGAGACGGAGATGGCGCTGCTTCGCGCCCGCCACATCGCCGAGGCGGTCGTGGACTCGCTCGCGCTGCAGGTCCGGCTCGAGCGCCCCCACGGCATCCCGCGCGACTCGCTGTTCTCGTTCGTCAGCGCCAGCGAGATCACCGAACCGGCGGCGTACCGTCTCGAGCTGCGGGACGGCGCCTACGCCGTCCTGGACGACGACGGCGGCGAGGTGACCACGCTGGTGCCGGGGCAGGCCATGGTGTTCAACGGGCTGCGCCTCGTGGTCCGCCCGGACCCGCCCGGTGGAGAGCTGCTCCCCTCCCTGCGCCTGCGCGTGAGCAGCCGCTTCGACGCCGTGCAGGACCTGACGCAGCGGCTCACGGTCGGACGTCCCTTCCGCGACGCCGACCTGATCGCGGTCGGCTTCCAGGGCACCGACGCGGCGCTCGTACAGGCCATCCCCAACACGGCGGCCACGCTGTTCATCGCCCAGCGCCGCGAGGCCAAGAAGACGGAAGCCATCAGCATGGTGGACTTCCTGAACGAGCAGATCGCCACGTACTCCGAGCAGCTGCAGGAAGCCGAGAACGCGGTCCTGGCGTTCGAGACCGGCCAGCAGGTCGTGAACCTGGAGGCGGAGGGCGCCGCCCAGGTGGAGCGGCTCGTGCGCCTGCAGGCGGACCGCGACGAGCTGGCCTCGGAGCTCCAGACCCTCACCGGCATCCTGGACGAGATCGAGCGCAACCCGGAAGGCGGGGACGGTCGTCCCTCGGCCTTCAACCGGTTGGCGGGCTTCTCCACGTTCCTGCAGAACCAGGCGGTGACCCAGCTCCTGACCGAGCTCAACACGTTCCAGAACCGACTCAACGACGAGCTGCAGCTGCGCGAGCGCACGCACCCGGACGTGGTCGTGCTGGAGCGTCAGATCCGGCAGATCGAATCGCAGCTCGAGGAGCTGGCGAGCAGCTATCGGTCCAACCTGCAGAACCAGGTCGCCTCGCTCGATACCCGCCTGGCGTCGTTCGGGGCGGAGCTGGAGCGCATCCCCCAGAAGGAGGTGCAGCGGCAGCGCCTGACCCGGCGCAAGACGACGCTGGAGACCCTGTTCAACCAGCTGCAGACGCGGCTCAAGGAGGCCGAGATCGCGCGGGCCGTCGAGCCCGGGGACGTGCGCATCTCCGACCTGGCCATCTACCCGCGCGATCCCATCCGGCCCCGCAAGCTCCGGAGCCTCATCCTGGCCACGTTGCTCGGGCTGTCGCTGGGTCTCGGTCTCGCAGCGCTGCGCGACTACCTGGACGAGACCGTCCACACGCGGGAAGACCTGTCGCGCGTCACCGGTCTGCCCGTCCTCGCGCTCATCCCGCGCATCGAGGGCGCCGCCAACGGCAACGGGCGCGTGTCGCGGACGGTGAAGAACCGATTGGTCACCCGCTTCGACGCCCACAACCCCGCGTCGGAGGCGTACCGGGCCTTCCGCACCAACATCACCTTCCTCGACCTCGAGCGTCGGGCCCAGGTGCTGGTGCTGACCAGCCCGGGGCCGTCGGAGGGCAAGTCCACCAGCGCGGCCAACCTCGCCATCACCCTCGCCCAACAGGGCAAGCGGGTGCTGCTCGTGGATTGCGACCTGCGGCGTGGGATCGTGCACAAGGTGTTCGAGGGCCGGAAGGAGCCGGGGCTGACGAACGTGCTCCTCGGCGGCGCCTCCCTGGAGGAGGCGGTGCACGTGGTGGAGCTCGAGGAGGGCAAGGCGCTGCACGTGCTGTCCACCGGGACGCTGCCGCCCAACCCCTCCGAGCTGCTGGGCTCCACGCCCATGGCCACCGTCATGAAGACCCTGCGTGAGCGGTACGACCTCGTGCTGCTCGATTCGCCGCCGTTGAACGTGGTCACGGACGCGGCCGTGCTGGGCACGCTCGCGGACGGGGTGATCCTCATCGCGCGGGCCGGCGCCACCGCGCGCGAGTCGCTGCGGTTCGCCACGGATCAGCTGCGCGCCGTCCAGGCCCCCGTGAGTGGCGTGGTGCTCAACGACGTCGACCTGAGCGGGCGGGATCGCTACTACGGGTCGGGTGCGGGCTACCGCTACACGTACCGGTACGACCGGGTGGACGCGTAG
- a CDS encoding glycosyltransferase, whose translation MTRRLWVVAGGTRTTASTRHRLWNYRPFLEADGVELRWTEYEGGRTESPLRAARERAAFLGRLLLPVPPGATVLVQKVLLPGPLLERWRADRHRIVYDFDDALFAPVPWGEDEAAVARRRARLDRMLLAADHVIAGSPPLADYARAHARAVEVLYPSLDREAVGTPAPRADDGTLRVGWIGNDQSQRYLLALVPVLTPIFARRPGLRLCVCSSRPPELPGPLAQRLEFVPWSEAAEREATARFDVAISPMDGAVWSRARGGRVSVLRSMAAGVPVVAAPGGGLETLCGTRGVRFAEEPEEWRQEIEALLDDPVLRTERGREARAVVDASIWADVQYPRLRAILFPEW comes from the coding sequence TTGACCCGTCGGTTGTGGGTCGTGGCCGGCGGGACGCGCACCACCGCGTCCACGCGCCACCGCCTCTGGAACTACCGGCCCTTCCTGGAGGCGGACGGGGTCGAGCTCCGGTGGACGGAATACGAGGGGGGACGCACCGAGAGCCCGTTGCGCGCGGCACGCGAGCGTGCCGCCTTCCTCGGGCGCCTGCTCCTGCCCGTCCCTCCGGGCGCGACGGTGCTCGTGCAGAAGGTCCTCTTGCCCGGGCCGCTCCTGGAGCGCTGGCGCGCCGATCGGCACCGCATCGTCTACGACTTCGATGACGCGCTCTTCGCGCCCGTGCCGTGGGGGGAGGACGAGGCGGCCGTGGCACGCCGCCGCGCGCGGCTGGACCGCATGCTGCTCGCCGCCGACCACGTCATCGCCGGCTCGCCGCCGCTCGCGGACTACGCCCGCGCGCACGCTCGCGCGGTGGAGGTGCTGTATCCCAGCCTGGATCGCGAGGCCGTCGGGACCCCCGCCCCCCGCGCCGACGACGGTACGCTGCGCGTGGGCTGGATCGGCAACGACCAGAGCCAGCGCTACCTGCTGGCCCTCGTCCCGGTCCTGACGCCGATCTTCGCCCGCCGTCCCGGGCTGCGCCTGTGCGTCTGCTCGTCCCGTCCGCCCGAGCTGCCGGGGCCGCTCGCGCAGCGGTTGGAGTTCGTTCCGTGGTCGGAGGCGGCCGAGCGCGAGGCGACGGCGCGCTTCGACGTGGCCATCTCTCCGATGGACGGCGCTGTGTGGAGCCGGGCCCGCGGTGGTCGGGTGTCGGTGCTGCGCTCCATGGCCGCCGGCGTGCCCGTCGTGGCGGCGCCCGGAGGCGGGCTGGAGACCCTCTGCGGGACGCGCGGCGTGCGCTTCGCGGAGGAGCCCGAGGAGTGGCGGCAGGAGATCGAAGCCCTGCTCGACGATCCCGTGCTGCGCACGGAGCGGGGCAGGGAGGCGCGCGCGGTGGTGGATGCGTCGATCTGGGCGGACGTGCAGTACCCGCGGTTGCGGGCGATCCTGTTCCCGGAGTGGTGA
- a CDS encoding CDP-glycerol glycerophosphotransferase family protein, with protein MSEGRRPVVFLGVPMAINVRDVLRSDVLPLLREAGLDVHLFSAAAQDPGFVEEFGHSGVTLHPLRPPRGRLFRTLDAAVLKLYVLVLSLRCETAHIMVQGTLRRNPLARLARRALLAAGRARQSALVRRARDLVLRLAPDLYEDVFRRLRPDLVIGTRVLTMSAPGGPDAGAYLDRYLVMSAARHRVPAMVLVSSWDNLTSKGFLPAPVARLTVWNPIMRQEAVDLHDIPEERITVTGAPQHDVYAGAPHRARDRFFRDLGLDPARRLIVYTTQTAGTIPAEPDLVARIHDRLQNDLPDTQLLVRLHQLDRLERYAFLRDRPGLVFDTAGRQAVGAYRDRDFDHAELRRLADTLYHADVVLNAASSISIDAAAVGTPVVAIAFDAEEGVPYDRSVRRYFDFTHQQNVVRSGGVAMAPDLDAMAAAVRAYLDDPDRDAEGRARLVERLCHRLDGRSGRRVAEAILGEIGLPLPTGAPALASRSA; from the coding sequence ATGAGCGAGGGCCGCAGGCCGGTCGTCTTCCTGGGCGTGCCGATGGCCATCAACGTCCGGGACGTCCTGCGTTCGGACGTGTTGCCGCTGCTGCGCGAGGCCGGCCTGGACGTGCACCTGTTCTCGGCCGCGGCCCAGGATCCGGGGTTCGTGGAGGAGTTCGGGCACAGCGGAGTGACGCTCCATCCGCTGCGCCCTCCGCGCGGTCGGCTCTTCCGGACCCTGGATGCGGCCGTGCTCAAGCTCTACGTGCTGGTGCTCTCCCTGCGCTGCGAGACGGCCCACATCATGGTGCAGGGCACGCTGCGCCGGAACCCGCTGGCGCGCCTGGCCCGCCGCGCCCTGCTGGCCGCGGGACGCGCCCGGCAGAGCGCGCTGGTGCGCCGGGCCCGTGACCTCGTGCTCCGCCTGGCGCCGGATCTCTACGAGGATGTCTTCCGGCGCCTCCGGCCCGACCTGGTGATCGGGACCCGGGTGCTGACCATGTCCGCGCCCGGGGGACCCGACGCCGGCGCGTACCTGGATCGCTACCTCGTCATGTCGGCGGCCCGGCATCGGGTCCCCGCCATGGTGCTCGTCTCGAGCTGGGACAACCTCACGAGCAAGGGCTTCCTGCCCGCGCCCGTGGCCCGCCTGACGGTGTGGAATCCGATCATGCGTCAGGAGGCGGTCGACCTGCACGACATCCCGGAAGAGCGGATCACCGTGACCGGCGCGCCGCAGCACGACGTCTACGCGGGCGCGCCCCACCGCGCGCGCGACCGCTTCTTCCGGGATCTGGGCCTGGACCCCGCACGTCGCTTGATCGTCTACACGACGCAGACCGCAGGCACCATCCCGGCCGAGCCGGATCTGGTGGCGCGGATCCACGACCGCCTGCAGAACGATCTGCCCGACACCCAGCTGCTGGTGCGCCTCCATCAGCTCGATCGCCTGGAGCGCTATGCCTTCCTGCGCGACCGACCCGGTCTGGTGTTCGATACGGCGGGGCGGCAGGCGGTGGGAGCGTATCGCGATCGCGACTTCGACCACGCCGAGCTCCGGCGGCTGGCGGATACGCTCTACCACGCCGACGTGGTGTTGAATGCCGCCTCGTCGATCTCCATCGACGCGGCCGCGGTCGGCACGCCGGTGGTCGCCATCGCCTTCGATGCCGAGGAGGGTGTCCCGTACGACCGCTCGGTGCGGCGCTACTTCGACTTCACGCACCAGCAGAACGTCGTGCGCTCGGGCGGTGTGGCGATGGCCCCGGACCTGGATGCCATGGCAGCCGCCGTGCGCGCCTATCTCGACGATCCCGACCGGGATGCCGAAGGCCGGGCCCGCCTGGTCGAGCGTTTGTGCCACCGTCTGGACGGACGGTCCGGCCGGCGGGTGGCGGAAGCCATCCTCGGCGAGATCGGCCTCCCCCTGCCGACGGGCGCGCCCGCCCTGGCGAGCCGCTCCGCTTGA